In Paenibacillus sp. BIC5C1, a genomic segment contains:
- a CDS encoding endo-alpha-N-acetylgalactosaminidase family protein, protein MLSKNNKMIFKLWIWMMVLLVASSQLMVLPSNTAHANSEELDDLPIVSQEKTIESIPPINVETFVDEQPVIPSVIQAVYSDSTTAEVMVSWDSIESSNYEQVGTFTVKGSVEGTSIKAEAAVTVLEKSKETTGNVDIGTFLDELKNNVPSSQEVVSYTNNYQSMEPEAMTFVKGNGTTSVNNGLTVTINNLGGSGAIATWDKAPWLSGGIIDTTMRYNSTNQSNIGFVLGSNDSNQGVAIRYDAGTTWVIQSPDGTSKWETFDGPELKMDTDYHIQIGFHGTKLLIIVDDVTYYNKNTDLLSSLSGLGQIGLYKRYATGEIAIKSLRIEGVGTKEKPANIVNYVQDYEDTNYTPHWSGLKATVVTDITGNKVLSLKKGSSERGVDLDSPQIQQGTLSLDFKLVNPDKLVSGQGFAFGFRMNDSASIFNELGVDPSSWIPESNTGWGDKQEIPYPIQGRWNNLMFNFNGKKITVFLNKKRIGDISFEQYSEAAGRFGLRIRSTVELQIDNVQYTNQIIEPKQIAQYSNDFEDGIKGTWTGADSTIITEGSNRVLRLSNIKDNVMNLDAPSLQSATYMLDVKPATTDIGFVIGEGAIVKYEGTKWVLLNKDGTSTDFVISDAMEFNPLPNTWNKVGLQYSDHSVILSINGATLHANLPAGQQFGEGSFGIVAQNYMYIDNIVFTEEFLDMNTSSPHAGKLRYEEYYEGDPIVNWEGFKDTPQVANGYLQGMFDAGTAAVNKDVNPVPNGIYQVKMQADGAAGITLGNIVIYEESPGNWKYKLEGSNDALAIGATTALASGKEYTLRVEMIENKLGLYVNGIRVGSVNVTGYTPGSFGIYNSATHAIQAKIDAITAEEVRVYAPDYNVQNWGPLDNSKPEVLAGGNSQIQLNMPGVSLAVDKDSPKFNDQLLNFDFNTNVSAGADGGRYGFIVRGSAADKYVGVVHDINGKWKVTTSNGNEISFPNTYQMQANTNYHIELRLVGTTVSLNITGPDGVVTDMGSISEESMAVVPGWFGVRSWYGTKQMTLSNLKMVELESLPKLKLAQETDTIEKDGLSVTIYKDFPGIVEYQVDHHTLQADVEQTNSVKINNKDYVPRTVSKKENASTYQYTMTFDEIGVVIDGHLEAKANNVVRFEMDKISDGPDFLVRSIQMNNALIHVNSSMKDASYAWSKSNGEWHGVSEELVDDMSLMKQSGSTGVTMAMVSGDGLAASAEDNVMSGGNKLIITTEKKTLVNKITVKPGSWTYRHLQSSETEELPWYEVVVTGERNNDDKTDWQDAAVAYRTEIYNEPFGAQDMKNNMMYIAFNFASQANDPFLNSLDTGKVLYNFTDGFGQMILHKGYQAEGHDDDIPSYSNIGVRQGGLDDFNYLIDEGDKYNLHVGVHLNATEYHLDANELDYSNLTGATDGPKLDRLSKGWDWIDTAYYVDQTKDVLSGELKSRLTNLYNLTKDANNPKDPVLDFYYVDVYTGNDYNAYKLLQYANGLGVKVGTEFSGPIEPGVDFVHWGPDLGYPNKGNKSILSRMVKNNLDIFVGNALFKGQKIPGVTTWGDSKPDIQQGVTVFFNEVLPTKYMQHFGVLKYEEDQVTFDHDVVSKRNKSTGMIELTKNGKLISSWKDTGTTTDESVRHTGEANSLIPWVWDIKANQTLGVNDGAKLYHWNTTGNTTTWQLTDEFKDVKQFNMYELTQQGKVLVDTLVARNESLTITKAKKNTPYVLYPASADALTLVPNAGNWGEGSLIKDFAFNSEKFNVPGSWTVDDPANITIKTVQGDTEYDITKEMNKSNWNRYAEVGSDSGVISQEINGLQPGQDYTVGVWTQTEKGRKSSLQVTVNGQTYSNDVTGQDGIHKSSFKYVDTKWQRMNVEFKVPVGIHSATVKLVADPGAGTVQFDDVRIWKHTTVEKDPANKGYVVYEDFENVYEGWGPFEYGGGDRKIHIATDQSNKQDNNPVVSASENKVGPVMTWVLDGENSLKVNETDVGKLIKTNESSVKMEPNTEYDLGFIYTLEKYAGYEVSVQSRSTGEIVLKEALSTLPNPGNKAGEDGGYIRFQKKFITGAQHDYQVIFKMVSKGAGNPTSDYAFILDDFYIKEKLAVSIVSIENVQVETEAGSRPILPSQVTVTLSNDTTENATVVWEAIDPSLYAQAGSFQVKGAVNGTDIKAIATVKVKAKDSSNPGTNPGTGTNPGSNPDTGSNASTGTKPEIQPNPGTGTNNGSDQDNQTGTKPDTGNTKPKAFLDTVGHWANKEIEALVSKGIIKGMNDQKFAPDLTINRSEIAAMLTRALGLKVDGSSSFKDVTEDKWYKDDVRAVANAGLFKGYAGNLFEPMKPLSREEMAVIIVRTLEMKGRLPEASNTTQMVLSKYKDADKAGIWSREALAICIELGLIQGTPDHKLNPKRNLTRAEAAVLLSRLLTYCQTD, encoded by the coding sequence ATGCTCAGCAAAAATAATAAAATGATATTCAAATTATGGATTTGGATGATGGTTTTATTGGTTGCTTCAAGTCAGTTGATGGTACTCCCAAGCAATACTGCTCATGCTAATTCAGAAGAACTTGATGATTTGCCGATTGTGTCACAGGAAAAAACGATCGAAAGCATTCCTCCGATTAATGTTGAAACATTCGTTGATGAGCAGCCAGTAATCCCATCAGTAATACAAGCAGTATACAGTGACAGCACTACCGCAGAAGTCATGGTGAGCTGGGATTCAATCGAATCTTCTAACTATGAGCAGGTAGGGACATTTACCGTAAAGGGATCTGTAGAGGGAACGAGTATTAAAGCTGAAGCTGCAGTCACGGTTCTTGAAAAGAGTAAGGAAACAACAGGAAATGTAGATATAGGTACATTCCTGGATGAATTAAAAAATAATGTTCCAAGTAGCCAAGAGGTTGTTTCCTACACAAACAACTATCAGTCTATGGAACCGGAAGCCATGACTTTCGTCAAAGGAAATGGAACAACTTCAGTAAACAATGGATTGACAGTAACAATTAACAATCTGGGTGGCAGTGGAGCTATAGCCACATGGGATAAGGCTCCCTGGCTCTCCGGAGGAATCATAGATACAACGATGCGTTATAACAGCACAAATCAAAGCAATATTGGATTTGTTCTAGGATCTAATGATAGTAACCAAGGCGTAGCTATTCGTTATGATGCCGGCACAACATGGGTTATTCAGAGTCCGGATGGTACAAGTAAGTGGGAAACATTTGACGGACCAGAACTAAAAATGGACACAGATTATCACATTCAGATCGGCTTTCATGGTACGAAGCTTTTGATCATTGTAGACGACGTGACTTATTACAATAAGAATACTGATTTATTGAGTTCGTTATCCGGATTAGGGCAGATCGGGCTGTATAAGCGCTATGCTACAGGAGAGATTGCGATCAAAAGTTTGCGAATTGAAGGTGTGGGGACGAAGGAGAAACCTGCAAACATTGTTAATTATGTTCAAGATTATGAAGACACAAATTATACACCCCATTGGTCGGGGCTGAAAGCTACGGTTGTGACGGATATTACGGGCAATAAAGTTCTTTCCCTTAAAAAAGGATCTAGTGAACGAGGTGTGGATCTGGATTCGCCACAAATTCAACAAGGAACTCTTTCGTTAGATTTCAAACTGGTTAATCCGGACAAATTGGTTAGCGGACAAGGATTTGCTTTTGGTTTCAGAATGAATGATTCAGCAAGTATTTTCAATGAACTAGGGGTTGATCCAAGCAGCTGGATACCGGAGTCCAATACGGGCTGGGGAGATAAGCAAGAGATTCCTTATCCGATTCAAGGGCGTTGGAACAATCTCATGTTTAATTTTAATGGTAAGAAAATAACGGTTTTTTTGAATAAAAAGCGGATTGGCGACATTTCGTTTGAACAGTATTCTGAAGCAGCTGGACGTTTCGGACTTCGCATTAGAAGCACTGTAGAGCTACAAATCGACAATGTGCAGTATACGAATCAGATCATTGAACCCAAACAAATTGCACAATACAGTAATGATTTTGAGGATGGAATTAAAGGGACTTGGACTGGTGCTGATTCCACTATTATTACCGAAGGTAGTAATCGGGTCTTGAGACTTTCCAATATCAAAGACAACGTAATGAACTTGGATGCACCGTCCTTGCAAAGCGCCACATATATGTTGGATGTGAAGCCAGCAACAACGGATATCGGATTTGTTATAGGTGAGGGTGCTATTGTTAAATATGAGGGCACGAAATGGGTATTGTTGAATAAGGATGGAACCAGCACTGACTTTGTCATTTCTGATGCGATGGAATTCAATCCTTTACCTAATACATGGAACAAAGTTGGACTTCAATACTCTGATCATTCTGTAATCTTAAGTATTAATGGTGCTACATTGCATGCCAACTTACCGGCAGGGCAGCAATTCGGGGAAGGGTCTTTTGGGATAGTTGCGCAGAATTACATGTATATTGATAATATTGTTTTTACTGAAGAATTCCTTGATATGAATACGTCTTCACCGCATGCCGGTAAACTGAGATATGAAGAGTATTATGAAGGTGATCCAATCGTGAATTGGGAAGGATTCAAGGATACGCCACAAGTTGCAAATGGATATTTGCAAGGGATGTTTGATGCTGGGACGGCTGCTGTCAATAAGGATGTAAATCCAGTACCCAACGGTATATATCAAGTGAAAATGCAGGCGGATGGAGCTGCGGGGATTACCCTTGGAAATATCGTGATTTACGAGGAAAGTCCGGGAAATTGGAAATACAAGCTGGAAGGCAGTAATGATGCCTTGGCGATTGGCGCTACTACTGCACTTGCTTCTGGCAAAGAATACACGCTACGTGTAGAAATGATCGAGAACAAGCTAGGTCTTTACGTGAATGGAATTAGGGTTGGCAGTGTGAATGTAACGGGATATACACCAGGTTCATTTGGCATCTACAATTCTGCGACCCATGCTATTCAAGCCAAGATAGACGCGATCACTGCAGAAGAGGTTCGCGTGTATGCACCAGATTATAATGTGCAGAACTGGGGTCCTCTTGATAACAGTAAACCAGAGGTACTCGCGGGTGGAAACAGCCAAATCCAATTGAACATGCCAGGGGTTTCATTAGCCGTGGATAAGGATAGCCCTAAATTCAATGATCAGCTACTCAATTTTGATTTTAACACGAATGTTTCCGCAGGAGCAGATGGTGGCCGTTATGGTTTTATCGTGAGAGGTTCGGCGGCTGACAAATATGTAGGTGTCGTTCATGATATTAATGGCAAGTGGAAGGTCACAACAAGTAACGGGAATGAGATATCCTTTCCGAATACGTATCAGATGCAAGCAAATACAAATTATCATATTGAGCTTCGTCTGGTGGGAACAACGGTTAGTCTCAACATTACGGGTCCTGATGGCGTAGTTACGGATATGGGTTCAATATCTGAAGAATCGATGGCTGTTGTGCCGGGTTGGTTTGGTGTTCGTTCATGGTATGGAACCAAACAAATGACGCTGAGTAACCTCAAAATGGTGGAACTGGAGTCGCTACCTAAGCTGAAGCTGGCGCAAGAAACAGATACGATTGAGAAAGATGGTCTGAGCGTTACCATATATAAGGATTTTCCAGGCATTGTAGAATATCAAGTGGATCATCACACGCTGCAGGCTGACGTGGAGCAAACGAATAGCGTGAAGATTAATAATAAGGATTATGTACCACGTACAGTGTCGAAGAAAGAGAACGCTAGCACATATCAGTACACGATGACTTTTGATGAGATCGGCGTTGTGATTGATGGGCATCTCGAGGCAAAGGCGAACAATGTAGTTCGATTTGAAATGGATAAAATTTCCGACGGCCCGGATTTCCTAGTGCGTTCGATTCAAATGAACAACGCTCTGATCCATGTGAATAGTTCAATGAAAGATGCATCATATGCATGGAGTAAGTCAAACGGGGAGTGGCACGGCGTCTCGGAGGAATTGGTTGACGATATGTCTCTTATGAAGCAAAGCGGTTCAACAGGTGTAACGATGGCTATGGTGAGTGGAGATGGCCTGGCAGCATCAGCAGAGGACAACGTCATGAGCGGTGGCAATAAATTGATAATTACCACAGAGAAAAAAACACTTGTCAATAAAATAACGGTGAAGCCAGGCAGTTGGACGTACCGACATCTTCAAAGTAGTGAAACTGAAGAGTTACCATGGTATGAAGTGGTCGTTACTGGGGAACGCAATAACGACGATAAGACAGATTGGCAGGATGCGGCTGTTGCTTACCGAACGGAAATTTACAATGAGCCATTTGGCGCGCAGGATATGAAGAACAATATGATGTACATTGCCTTCAACTTTGCCAGCCAAGCCAATGATCCGTTCTTGAACAGTTTGGATACGGGAAAAGTTCTATATAATTTTACAGATGGTTTTGGACAGATGATTCTGCATAAGGGGTATCAGGCGGAGGGGCATGATGATGATATTCCTTCCTACTCCAATATTGGTGTAAGACAAGGTGGATTGGATGATTTCAATTATTTGATCGATGAGGGGGATAAGTACAACCTTCACGTCGGCGTGCATCTGAATGCAACCGAATACCATCTTGATGCCAACGAATTGGATTACTCCAATCTAACTGGGGCTACAGATGGACCGAAGTTAGATAGATTATCCAAAGGTTGGGATTGGATCGATACGGCTTATTATGTAGATCAAACGAAGGATGTCCTGAGTGGTGAACTGAAATCACGGTTAACCAATCTGTATAATCTCACCAAGGACGCCAATAACCCTAAAGATCCTGTGTTGGATTTCTATTATGTAGACGTGTATACCGGCAATGACTACAATGCCTATAAATTGTTGCAATATGCCAATGGACTTGGAGTCAAAGTAGGAACAGAATTCTCCGGTCCGATAGAACCGGGTGTGGATTTCGTTCACTGGGGTCCGGATTTGGGATATCCCAATAAAGGCAACAAGAGTATCCTTTCTAGAATGGTGAAGAACAATCTCGATATTTTTGTGGGGAACGCCTTATTTAAAGGACAAAAAATCCCTGGTGTGACCACTTGGGGGGATTCTAAGCCAGACATACAGCAGGGTGTAACGGTGTTCTTCAATGAAGTATTGCCGACGAAGTATATGCAGCATTTCGGTGTGCTGAAATATGAAGAAGACCAAGTAACTTTTGATCATGATGTCGTCTCTAAGAGAAATAAATCCACCGGTATGATAGAGCTTACCAAGAATGGCAAGCTGATCTCCTCTTGGAAAGATACCGGGACAACTACCGATGAATCAGTGCGCCATACAGGAGAGGCTAACTCGTTAATTCCATGGGTTTGGGATATCAAAGCTAATCAAACCTTGGGTGTTAACGATGGTGCGAAGTTGTATCATTGGAACACAACAGGTAACACGACCACCTGGCAGTTGACGGATGAATTTAAAGATGTGAAGCAGTTTAATATGTACGAATTGACCCAACAAGGTAAAGTTCTAGTGGATACGCTGGTCGCCCGGAATGAATCTCTTACGATTACGAAGGCAAAGAAAAATACGCCTTATGTATTGTATCCAGCATCTGCTGATGCCCTGACTTTGGTGCCTAATGCAGGGAACTGGGGAGAAGGCAGTTTGATCAAGGATTTTGCCTTCAATTCAGAGAAGTTCAATGTTCCCGGTTCATGGACAGTCGATGATCCAGCAAACATTACAATCAAGACTGTTCAAGGGGATACAGAATACGATATCACTAAAGAAATGAACAAATCGAATTGGAACAGATACGCAGAGGTCGGCAGTGATTCAGGTGTAATCTCACAGGAGATTAACGGATTGCAGCCTGGTCAGGATTACACTGTCGGAGTGTGGACACAGACTGAGAAAGGGAGAAAATCCTCACTTCAGGTCACGGTTAATGGTCAAACCTATTCCAATGATGTGACAGGTCAAGATGGCATCCATAAATCCTCCTTTAAGTACGTGGACACCAAGTGGCAAAGAATGAATGTGGAATTCAAGGTTCCGGTAGGCATTCATTCCGCGACAGTTAAACTTGTTGCTGATCCGGGAGCGGGTACTGTTCAATTTGATGATGTGCGAATTTGGAAGCATACAACTGTAGAGAAGGATCCTGCAAATAAGGGCTACGTTGTATATGAGGATTTTGAAAATGTATATGAAGGCTGGGGGCCTTTTGAATACGGTGGTGGGGATAGAAAAATTCATATAGCAACCGATCAGAGCAATAAACAGGATAACAATCCCGTTGTATCCGCATCTGAGAACAAAGTTGGTCCTGTAATGACCTGGGTACTGGATGGGGAGAATTCGTTGAAAGTTAATGAAACCGATGTTGGTAAATTAATAAAAACGAATGAATCCAGCGTGAAAATGGAACCAAACACAGAATATGACTTAGGCTTTATTTACACCTTAGAAAAGTATGCTGGTTATGAGGTTTCTGTACAATCACGCTCCACTGGTGAAATTGTGCTGAAGGAAGCACTGAGCACGCTACCTAATCCGGGTAATAAAGCGGGTGAAGACGGGGGTTATATTCGCTTCCAGAAAAAATTCATAACTGGTGCTCAACATGATTACCAAGTTATTTTCAAAATGGTATCCAAAGGTGCTGGAAACCCTACTTCTGATTACGCCTTCATTCTCGATGATTTCTACATTAAAGAAAAATTAGCAGTTAGCATCGTATCCATTGAGAACGTACAGGTTGAAACGGAAGCTGGATCGAGACCGATATTGCCTTCGCAAGTGACTGTGACATTGAGTAATGATACGACGGAGAATGCTACCGTTGTATGGGAAGCGATTGATCCTTCCCTTTATGCACAGGCAGGTAGTTTTCAGGTGAAAGGCGCGGTCAATGGGACGGACATTAAAGCGATTGCGACTGTCAAAGTAAAAGCGAAGGACAGCAGTAATCCGGGTACAAATCCAGGAACAGGAACAAACCCAGGATCAAATCCAGACACCGGATCAAATGCAAGCACAGGTACGAAACCCGAAATCCAGCCTAATCCTGGTACAGGAACAAATAATGGGTCTGATCAGGATAACCAAACTGGAACTAAGCCGGATACGGGTAATACCAAACCCAAAGCATTTCTCGATACGGTTGGTCACTGGGCAAACAAGGAAATTGAAGCTCTTGTAAGCAAAGGGATTATCAAGGGAATGAATGATCAGAAATTTGCTCCAGATCTGACGATAAACCGTTCTGAAATCGCAGCGATGTTAACTCGAGCATTGGGTCTTAAGGTTGATGGGTCATCATCATTTAAAGACGTAACAGAAGATAAGTGGTATAAGGATGATGTTCGTGCTGTGGCGAATGCAGGTTTGTTTAAGGGCTATGCGGGTAATTTATTTGAACCTATGAAACCCTTAAGCCGTGAAGAAATGGCCGTTATTATAGTAAGAACGCTTGAGATGAAAGGCAGATTGCCAGAAGCCTCCAATACAACACAAATGGTACTGTCTAAGTACAAAGATGCGGATAAGGCAGGAATTTGGTCCAGGGAAGCATTAGCGATTTGCATTGAGCTTGGTCTCATTCAAGGAACACCAGATCACAAACTTAATCCGAAACGTAATCTGACCCGGGCTGAGGCAGCTGTTTTATTGAGCAGATTATTAACGTATTGCCAAACGGATTAA
- the gnpA gene encoding 1,3-beta-galactosyl-N-acetylhexosamine phosphorylase, translated as MSTKRGRVTIPTDLDVIPQTLEIMKRWGADAVRDCDGTDFPAELRDIDAKVYSTYYTTRKDNVWANANPDEIQQMYLMTPIHTAEGDSMSISLMKGIYVDMLKVNCRDDIQRWWEVINRTTGEVVPTEQWNYDDKIGDVTITTQPFHDYTVSFLAYIMWDPVHMYNAVTNEWKDVEHQITFDVRQPKTRKYTMERVRNFIEDHPYVNVIRYTTFFHQFTLVFDELAREKYVDWYGYSASVSPYILEQFEEEIGYRFRPEFIIDQGYYNNTYRIPTKEFRDFQAFQRREVARLAKEMVDITHECGKEAMMFLGDHWIGTEPFMEEFASIGLDAVVGSVGNGSTLRLISDIPGVQYTEGRFLPYFFPDTFHTGGDPVKEAKVNWVTARRAILRKPIDRIGYGGYLKLALDFPEFIEYVESVTDEFRTLYDNVQGTTPYCIKSVAVLNCWGKMRAWGNHMVHHALYYKQNYSYAGIIEALSGAPFDVKFISFDDIKENPSVLDDIDVILNVGDADTAYTGGEWWLDTDIVTTVKRFVYEGGGFIGVGEPTAHQANGRFFQLANILGVEEERGFTLGYDKYNWDEHEHFITADCKTNPDGSKEIDFGEGKKNIFALEGTTILRQTDKEVQLAVNEFGDGRSVYISGLPYSFENSRLLYRAILWSARSDQELNSWFSENYNVEVHAYVEKGKYCVVNNTYEPQETVVYRGDGSSFSLKLDANEIKWYEI; from the coding sequence AGAGGACGTGTAACGATCCCTACTGATTTAGACGTTATTCCGCAAACCCTGGAGATCATGAAACGCTGGGGAGCCGACGCTGTGCGCGACTGTGATGGAACCGACTTTCCCGCCGAGCTGCGGGATATCGATGCCAAGGTCTATTCCACCTATTATACAACCCGCAAGGATAACGTATGGGCAAATGCCAACCCTGATGAGATTCAACAAATGTATTTGATGACCCCCATTCATACGGCTGAAGGCGATAGCATGTCCATTTCCCTTATGAAGGGGATTTATGTCGACATGCTCAAAGTGAATTGTCGAGATGATATTCAGCGTTGGTGGGAAGTCATCAATCGTACAACCGGCGAGGTTGTTCCGACCGAACAATGGAACTATGACGACAAAATCGGTGATGTGACCATCACAACCCAGCCGTTCCATGACTATACCGTTAGTTTCTTGGCTTATATTATGTGGGATCCGGTTCATATGTACAATGCGGTCACCAATGAATGGAAAGATGTCGAGCATCAAATTACCTTTGATGTTCGTCAACCGAAGACTCGTAAGTACACGATGGAGCGAGTCCGCAATTTTATCGAAGATCATCCTTATGTCAATGTGATTCGGTATACAACCTTTTTCCACCAATTCACCTTGGTTTTTGATGAGCTCGCTCGTGAAAAATATGTGGACTGGTACGGCTATTCAGCCTCAGTAAGTCCTTATATCCTCGAACAGTTTGAGGAAGAGATCGGTTACCGATTCAGACCTGAATTTATTATCGACCAAGGTTACTACAACAACACCTATCGAATTCCTACGAAAGAGTTCCGTGATTTTCAAGCATTCCAGCGCCGTGAAGTGGCGAGGCTTGCCAAAGAAATGGTCGATATTACCCATGAATGCGGCAAGGAGGCCATGATGTTCCTGGGTGATCATTGGATCGGCACAGAGCCTTTCATGGAGGAATTTGCATCAATCGGTCTGGATGCCGTAGTTGGCAGTGTAGGTAACGGTTCAACACTAAGACTGATCAGCGATATCCCAGGCGTGCAATATACGGAAGGCCGTTTCTTACCTTACTTTTTCCCGGATACCTTTCATACAGGCGGGGACCCTGTAAAGGAAGCCAAAGTAAATTGGGTCACCGCGCGACGTGCGATTCTCCGCAAACCGATCGATCGGATTGGCTACGGCGGATATCTTAAGCTAGCCCTTGATTTTCCCGAGTTTATTGAATATGTAGAAAGCGTTACGGATGAGTTCCGTACGCTCTATGACAATGTACAGGGAACGACGCCGTATTGCATCAAGTCGGTAGCCGTGCTTAACTGTTGGGGCAAAATGCGGGCCTGGGGCAACCATATGGTCCATCATGCACTCTATTACAAGCAAAATTACAGTTATGCCGGTATTATTGAAGCTCTTTCTGGCGCACCTTTTGATGTAAAATTCATCAGCTTCGACGATATCAAAGAAAACCCTTCCGTCCTGGATGATATTGACGTCATATTAAACGTCGGAGATGCAGATACGGCCTATACGGGCGGAGAATGGTGGCTGGATACGGATATCGTTACCACTGTAAAAAGGTTTGTTTATGAAGGCGGTGGCTTTATCGGTGTTGGCGAACCCACAGCACACCAAGCGAACGGGCGCTTTTTCCAACTGGCCAATATTCTCGGTGTAGAGGAAGAACGCGGTTTTACGTTAGGTTATGACAAATATAACTGGGATGAGCATGAACATTTCATTACGGCAGATTGTAAAACCAATCCGGATGGAAGCAAGGAAATCGACTTTGGAGAAGGCAAAAAAAATATTTTTGCCCTTGAAGGCACTACGATTCTCCGTCAAACGGACAAGGAAGTCCAACTCGCGGTGAACGAATTCGGTGACGGGCGAAGCGTATATATAAGCGGTTTACCATACAGCTTCGAGAACAGCCGCTTGCTGTACCGTGCGATCCTCTGGAGCGCCCGCAGCGATCAGGAGCTGAACAGCTGGTTCAGTGAGAACTATAATGTTGAGGTTCATGCTTATGTGGAAAAGGGCAAATACTGCGTGGTGAATAATACGTATGAGCCACAGGAGACCGTCGTTTACCGCGGTGATGGCTCCAGCTTCTCACTGAAGCTGGATGCAAATGAGATCAAGTGGTACGAAATATAA